Proteins co-encoded in one Seriola aureovittata isolate HTS-2021-v1 ecotype China chromosome 1, ASM2101889v1, whole genome shotgun sequence genomic window:
- the loxl1 gene encoding lysyl oxidase homolog 1 yields MLHIVVACMVFVLLGSGQAQVATQTQGQGSRSQGQDSAATPWRQVIQWENNGRVFSLMNSGAEYVPAGTGTQDRGPRVVVADSRPRSSGRPQGGNVRRQAPSRGSSETVRGQARHPFGFGQVPDNWRQSTGSTGGGQFQGSTRFRQSAGSSSSSSSSSFSASSYNVPSYPQYPLPQQSPFQPVPYDPSYVEGPARSYEPPFQPAVGGAYGGGGYGAGRAYTGGGYVGGGLAPVLPGSPSDFTDDSYRYYQSYSYGSNPAVPARAAQPPFADGLDHRYTHSLYNEDTAPALPAIPAPDANQATTMIVDRTGSAGQQPIRSPQYEQFPPFGRPQPPFMQPIAPGRNSPNSALENPSMNVGSVYRPEQRGLPDLVPDPNYVQASTYIQRAHMYSLRCAAEEKCLSSSAYSPEATDYDVRVLLRFPQRVKNKGTADFMPNRPRHTWEWHSCHQHYHSMDEFSHYDLLEVSTGRKVAEGHKASFCLEDTTCDFGHLKRYACTAHTQGLSPGCYDTYNADIDCQWIDITDIQPGNYILKLQVNPKFLVLESDFTNNVVRCNIHYTGRFVRTTNCKIAQS; encoded by the exons ATGTTGCATATTGTTGTGGCATGTATGGTATTCGTCCTGTTGGGCTCGGGGCAGGCTCAGGTTGCCACACAGACTCAGGGGCAGGGGAGTCGCAGCCAGGGGCAGGACAGCGCTGCCACTCCATGGAGGCAGGTGATTCAGTGGGAGAACAATGGTCGGGTGTTTAGCCTGATGAACAGTGGAGCTGAATATGTCCCTGCTGGGACAGGAACCCAGGACAGAGGTCCCAGGGTGGTTGTGGCAGATTCTCGCCCACGCTCCTCAGGTAGACCTCAGGGAGGCAATGTCCGCCGACAGGCTCCATCAAGAGGATCCTCTGAGACAGTGCGCGGGCAGGCAAGGCATCCCTTTGGCTTTGGGCAAGTGCCTGACAATTGGAGACAAAGCACAGGCAGCACAGGTGGAGGCCAGTTCCAGGGATCCACTCGCTTCAGGCAATCTGCAGGgtcttcatcttcatcgtcatcatcatctttcTCTGCATCCTCTTATAATGTACCGTCATACCCACAGTACCCTCTTCCTCAGCAGTCTCCCTTCCAACCAGTACCTTACGACCCTAGTTACGTAGAGGGACCAGCCAGGAGCTATGAGCCTCCCTTTCAGCCTGCTGTCGGTGGGGCATATGGCGGTGGAGGATACGGTGCTGGCCGGGCTTATACTGGAGGGGGGTATGTAGGTGGTGGTCTGGCCCCAGTGCTCCCAGGCTCGCCCTCTGATTTTACTGACGACAGCTACCGCTACTACCAATCTTACAGCTATGGGTCCAATCCTGCGGTTCCTGCACGTGCTGCCCAACCACCATTTGCAGATGGTCTGGACCACAGATACACCCACAGTCTCTACAACGAGGACACTGCCCCTGCACTCCCTGCCATCCCTGCCCCCGATGCCAACCAGGCCACAACCATGATAGTGGACAGGACAGGATCAGCTGGTCAACAACCAATCAGGAGCCCACAGTATGAGCAGTTTCCCCCATTTGGAAGACCCCAGCCTCCTTTCATGCAGCCCATTGCTCCAGGCAGAAATTCTCCCAACTCTGCCCTGGAGAACCCCAGTATGAACGTTGGGAGTGTGTACCGACCAGAGCAGAGAG GTTTGCCTGACCTGGTTCCTGATCCCAATTATGTCCAGGCTTCCACCTACATCCAGAGAGCCCACATGTATTCTCTCCGATGCGCTGCAGAGGAAAAATGTCTGTCAAG CTCTGCCTATAGCCCTGAGGCCACCGACTATGATGTACGGGTCCTGCTGCGTTTCCCACAGAGGGTGAAGAACAAGGGCACCGCCGACTTCATGCCTAACAGGCCACGTCATACCTGGGAGTGGCATAGCTGTCATCA GCACTACCACAGTATGGACGAGTTCAGCCATTATGATTTGCTGGAGGTCAGCACTGGCCGTAAAGTGGCGGAGGGTCACAAGGCTAGCTTCTGTCTGGAGGACACCACCTGTGACTTTGGCCATTTGAAGCGCTACGCCTGCACTGCTCACACTCAG GGTCTGAGCCCAGGCTGCTATGATACATACAATGCTGATATTGACTGCCAATGGATCGATATCACGGACATCCAACCTGGAAACTACATACTGAAG CTCCAGGTTAATCCCAAATTCTTGGTGCTGGAATCAGACTTCACCAACAATGTGGTCAGGTGTAACATTCACTATACAGGACGCTTTGTTAGAACAACTAACTGCAAAATAGCACA GTCTTGA